Proteins from one Piscinibacter lacus genomic window:
- a CDS encoding Crp/Fnr family transcriptional regulator, producing the protein MAMLSNLDLIRRLPLFAALSPDQARAVAEAVVKRRYKRGEAIVRQGEQDAALYILLTGRARVVTVGARGREVILAVLQPGQHLGEMSLIDRAPHSATVKAELPSDVLILDQATFQRCLPEPGNLAHAVMRGLVDRLRAADRQIESLALLDVYGRVARSLIDMAEDGGDFKCIRHKVSRQDLAKVVGASREMVSRVMKDLEVRGYIETQADGSVNLRERLARA; encoded by the coding sequence GTGGCCATGTTGTCCAACCTCGATCTGATCCGCCGCCTGCCCCTGTTCGCCGCGCTGTCGCCCGACCAGGCCCGCGCCGTGGCGGAGGCCGTCGTCAAGCGCCGCTACAAGCGCGGCGAAGCCATCGTCCGCCAGGGCGAGCAGGATGCCGCGCTCTACATCCTGCTGACCGGCCGGGCCCGCGTCGTCACTGTGGGGGCGCGCGGTCGCGAGGTCATCCTGGCGGTGCTGCAACCCGGCCAGCACCTGGGCGAGATGAGCCTGATCGACCGGGCGCCGCATTCGGCCACCGTCAAGGCCGAGCTGCCCTCGGACGTGCTCATCCTCGACCAGGCCACCTTCCAGCGCTGCCTGCCCGAGCCGGGCAACCTGGCGCATGCCGTGATGCGCGGCCTGGTCGATCGCCTGCGCGCGGCCGACCGGCAGATCGAATCGCTGGCCCTGCTGGATGTCTACGGCCGCGTCGCCCGCTCGCTGATCGACATGGCCGAGGACGGCGGCGACTTCAAGTGCATCCGTCACAAGGTCTCGCGCCAGGACCTGGCCAAGGTCGTCGGCGCCTCGCGCGAGATGGTCAGCCGCGTGATGAAAGACCTGGAGGTGCGCGGCTACATCGAGACCCAGGCCGACGGCTCGGTCAACCTGCGCGAGCGCCTGGCCCGCGCCTGA